GCTGCCTCGATCGGTTGTTTCCACACCGCAGTAGCATAGAGCGAGTCCTCAAAATCGGGGGCAATATCGCCTGTGATACGTGCCTCATGATGCGCCCAGTCCTTAAAGAACAAGTCGTGACTGATGCGCGATACTATTGCAGGTACGTCGCGGCGGATGCTATGGATGTCACCAACTGGCAATCCGAAGCTGACCAAACCAGCAGGATTAAATACGTGAATGTCTTTCAGGTAAGGGGCAGTGCCAGGTACTTTTTCTTGGTATTCGTGGGCGCTACCGAGGTAAGGATGTGCCCCCAAACCGTCGTCGCGCAGGTCTTCTGGTGGCTGGTAGCGATCGCGCCAGAGGGCAATATGCTCTTGCAAGTCGGCTAGTTCGGGACGCTTTGTTGGGTCAACGAAGTAACCAGTGCCAGCGATCGCAAAATCAAACTCGAAAACATCATCGTTCACCTGGATGGCAATGCGTTCGCCTTTGGCGGCGGCTTCCGCATCGCCCAGTTTCCGTGCCGATTTCCAAGGTGCAGATAGATGGATGTGAAAGTTCGGGAAAGCGATCGCTCGCTTAATCGAGTTCGGGGGTGGCGCGGTGCCTGCTTGACGAAAGTGCCAAGCCTGGAACCAGCGAGCTGCATCGGGTAGTTGGGGATAGTTGTCGTAAGCACCAGGGTAATCCCGTACCCGAAGGACTGACAGAGATGTGATCGCCGATCGCCGTACAAATAGATGTACTGCCTTAGCTCCCGATTCCAGTGCCACTGCTGCTGCATCGAAAGCTGAAGCCGCCGCACCCAGCACCGCCACAGTCTTACCGCGCAGTGCTTCAAAATCGATGGCATCGGCGGTATGTGCGTACAACGTGCGGGGTAAGTCAGCCAGTATTGGAGGTATGTACGAACCACCCGTGCCAGCCACGCCATTGGCGAAGATAATTTTGCGCGTAGTCTCTAAGAGCGGGACACCGTTTACCTCAAGGTGTAGGCGGAAGAAATCTGCGACTGGTTCAATCCGCACCAACTTCGTCTGGTAACGAACCTGGATACCCAGGAAATGCCGATACCAACTGAGGTACTCAGCCCAAGCCACTCGCTCAATGCGATCGATCTCTGCGTAGGCTGCCGCACCGTGCCGCGCTTCGTACCAGGCTTGAAAGGACAATTCTGGGATGCCTAGTTCTGGCCCAGGCAGATGTTTCGGTGTGCGGAGCGTTCTCATCCGCGCTCGCGTCAACCACACGCCTGCATGAGCCTCGTCATCGGCTGCATCGATCTCCGTCACGCGACCGATCCCAGCACGTCGTAGCGCAAATACAAAGGTGCTACCGCTACCGCTCCCACCTATTATAGTGACATTGTGATCGATGCCAGGGCGATCGGGTACCCAGTTTTCGGGATCGGGACCGAGCAGGCGTAGTGCTTCGCGGGCAGTAAAATCGGAATTGCTCGTTGTCATGTTGATCTCCTCATATCTCGTTGCGATAGATGGAAGAATCGGAATAGCAGACAATTAAGCTGTTAAGCTAACGCGCCTACATATTGCACTATTTTCCTAGACGTGATTAGTCATTTGTCATTTGTGTTTACTAAGGACAAAAAACAAAGAACAACCTTACCAGTTGATGTGCAATCTTATTTGCGTAAGGGACTTCCAAGAAATAAATTATCCAAATAAACGAACCACAGAGACACAGAGAACACAGAGGAATAAGGAGAAGAGAGTTTTTTGAGTATTTTTTTATTTGGAAGTCCCTAACAGCTTAGTACGTTTTTGTTCGTGGGTTTGGATTCGCTAGAGCCTGTTATGAACAACGGCTCAGTTTCGCCGTTTAGTTAAACAGGGATAGATTGCAGTCGTGACGTGAGAAATTGAGCGATGTAGTTTGCGATCGCATCCCCATCCTCTTCCAGGGCAAAATGTCCGGTATCGAGTAAATGCAACTCAACGTCTTTTAGGTCGCGCTTATAGGGATGAGCGCCTTCTGGGGGGAAGATGTAGTCGTTCTTACCCCAAACGATCAGGGTTGGTGGCTGATATTTGCGAAAATACTCTTGCCATTGCGGATATAATGGTGGATTCGTGCCATAACTATACAGCAGTGCTAGTTGAATCTCACCGTTGCCGGGGCGATCGAGGAAATTTTGATCGATAGTCCAGGTATCGGGGCTGATCGCTTCTAAATTGCGAACACCGTTGGTATATTGCCACTTCGTTGCTTCCAGGGTGACAAGATATTTGAGCTTTTCAGCATTCTCAGGCGATCGCTCTTGCCAGTATGCCTTAATTGGTTCCCAAAATTCGCGTAGACCTTCTTCGTAAGCATTGCCATTTTGAACAATCAGAGATTGCACGCGCTCTGGATATTTAGCGGCAATCCGATAGCCAATGGGTGCGCCATAATCCATCACATAAAGGCTGTACTTTTTGAGAGCGATCGCAGCAATGAATTTTTCCACAATCTCAGCCAAGCGATCAAAGGTGTAATCAAATTCATTTACAGTTGGCATCGAACTGTTGCCGTAGCCAGGGTAGTCAGGAGCAATGAGATGGAATTTATCAGCAAGGGCAGGTATGAGATTGCGGAACATGTGAGAGGAAGTTGGAAAGCCGTGCAATAGCAGAATCGTCGGATTATCACGAGAACCAGCTTCACGGTAGAAAATGTCTAAACCATCGATCGAAACTGTACGATATGTAGTCATGAAATTACCCCTTGTAAGTGATAAAAGTGACATGATGGCGTTTTACGACAGGTTGATCTATCTCACATCCTGACGATGGATCTGCTCCTGAAAGTAGTCCCGCCAGCTTTCGGGTAACGCTTTCAGTTGAGCAGCACGATGCAGTAACTCTGGATTGTTTCGCTCACGAACATAAAGCTGAATGATATTAGCAACAGTAATATTGTTAGTATCTCGACTCATCAACTCTAAAGTGTCTCCAGCGACCACTTCGCCTTCTTGCAAAACCCGAAAGTAAAATCCGGTGCGGCGACTGGCGAGAAATTGTTTCACCATATCCGATCGCCCAAAGCGAATCCCTAGTTTGTAGCAGGGTAAGCGCGGTTGAGTCACCATTAGTTCCACACTACCGATTTTGAAGCGATCGCCAATGTTCAATTCTTCTTCTTTCAATCCTGTGACTGTGAAATTTTCACCAAAGATACCAAGCGTTAACTCTGTGTCAGGCAATTCGCTTCGCCAGTAGTCGTAATGCTCAAAGGGATAGACATATACGGCTTTGTCAACTCCGCCATGAACGGTGAGATCCGCTTGGCGATCGCCATCTAAATTGAGTTCACGCACCATCACTCTCGAATTAACTGGCTCTTTGAAAATTCCAGTGCGGATGGGTTTTCCTTTCCAGGTCACTTCACGCGGCAGGCCAACATTAACAGAGATAAGCTTCATCTTTAACTCCTTTTGGACTTCAAATCTGTGCCATACCGCCATCAACAAACAACTCAATGCCATTCACAAAGCTACTATCGTCTGAAGCGAGAAAGACAACAGCTTTGGCAATCTCATCGGGTTTGCCGACTCGTCCCAGTGGGATGGTGCTGGCTTGGCTGTCCACGAATTCTTGCAACTGCTGGTCATTCAGTCCCAAATGATCGTAACCAGGAGTCGGAACCACACCAGGGCTAATGGCATTCACTCGGATCTTGCGTTCTCTGAGGTCGAGTATCCAATTCCGAGCAAATGATCTCACGGCGGCTTTGGTGGCGCTGTAAACACTGAATGCTGGCGTACCTTTTATAGAAGTAATCGAAGCATTCAGGATAATAGAAGCGCCATCTGGTAACAGTGGCAGCGCCTTTTGTACAGTGAACAGCAAACCTTTGACGTTTACGTTGAATGTTTTGTCAAAGTGTTCCTCAGTGATTGCTCCAAGTGGGGCAATTTGTCCACCGCCAGCATTAGCGAAGATGATATCGAGGTGTTCTTGTTCTTGCTTAATGGTGGCAAACAGACGATCGAGGTCTGCCAGATTAGAAACATCGCTCTGCACAGCCGTAACATTTTTGCCAATGGCTTCTACAGCAGCATCCAGTTCCACTTGGCGACGACCTGTGATGTAGACATAGGCACCTTCAGCAACAAACTGTTTGGCTGTGGCAAGACCGATACCACTGTTGCCACCCGTGACAAGGGCGATTTTTCCTTCTAGTTTTTTCATTATGTTAATCTGATGGGGATTCTGGATTTGTGTGAACCATTGAAGTGTTATCGGTTCTGTTGCATCACAGGTTTGAGAACAGTAGATTTAACCCTTCATTCATTGTGGGAACCAGTTGTGGTTAGGGCTGTATCTTAACTTAGTGCCATTTCTTACTGATCTGCTTGATGAGGCTGCTTAAGACTTGCAACGAGGTCGGTCACTTGACGTTGAGCCTCTGCGCCCAGTGAGTCAAAGTCGTCTAAGAAGAATTGACGTTCTAGCGTTAACTTCCGGGTATTGAGTAACCCTTCGATCTGCCAACCTTCGTCGCCTTTGGTTACGACGTATAGCGGCAGCGAATCTCGTGACGGTGAAGTTTCGGTTTGTCCAGGCAGTATTACCCTGATAACTACAAGCATGAGCGCGAGTTGCGAGTTCACGAAGCGGACAAAATCCACCTCACCCTCCAGGCGTGTTCCTTTCACAACTGTATCGAACGCTTGCTGATGAAATGCAGCGATTTCTTTTCGACCCTTGAGATGCGTGCCTTCGAACGTGATGAAATCAGCAGTTTCGCTGAACGGGGCAGCGAAGCCTTCGCCGCTACCTCGATTCCAAGCATCAATCATCTGGCGATGGAAAGTACGGATTGCCGACTCGTCAGCAGTAGTGGTGGTTTGAGTTGTTTGTAAATTCATAGTTTTGAGTTTTCCTTTTAAGTGATGGACGAAAGGCTGGCAGGCTTACGACCGGCAATTCGTTTATCAACAGCGTGAAGCTCACTGTTACTGCCAGGTCAAGCGAGCAGGCGCAATGATTCATTCCAGAGCCGATCGGCATTGTCTGGGTTCAGGGCGTAGGGGGCAACTCCGCTCATATAGCCGTTCCCGTTGGTGACGAGAGTGGCTTCATTGCAGTCCTCGAAATAGCGACCACCAACGCCCTTTAGTAGCAAAGAGGTTGCCAACAGAACGGAAGTTGCCGCACCTTGCGCTATTGTCTTCTGCCGCTCAGGTGGGGTTCTAAGACCGCCCGTATGACGCTGGAGGTTCGTGGCGATCGCCCCAGGCATCAAAGCATTGGCAGTAATGCCATCCCTGAACCAGCGTCCAGTAGCAGCGACAGCGAAGAGTACGTTCGCTGTCTTGGACTGCCCGTATGCCAACCACGGATCGTAGGGACGGAACGCGAAGTGGATATCATCGAATACAATCGGCGAGAGCATGTGGGCGCTAGAACTGACAGACACAATGCGCGCAGCACCGTCCGCCGCCAGAGCATCGTGGAGTCCGAGTGTTAGAGCGAAGTGTCCGAGGTGGTTGGTGGCAAACTGCATCTCCCAGCCTTCAAGTGTATGCTGTTCAGGCAATGCCATTACCCCTGCGTTGTTGACGAGGATATGTAGGGGTTCATTCCACGCGGCAATGAATTTAGCGATCGCTCCTCGGTCGTTCAGGTCAAGTTCGGCGACGTGAATATTTTGATTCCCAGTGGTAGCAGTGATGTCAGCCGCCGTCTTTGCCCCAGCATCGACGTTACGCACAGCCAACGTAACTTCGGCTCCAGCGTGAGCCAACGCCCGCGCCGTTTCTACACCGATACCCGATGCTGCTCCCGTGACGATCGCCCGTTTGCCAGAGAGATCGATTCCCTGTGCTACCTCAGAGGCGGTAGAGTGCCGGACAAATGGTGTGGTAATTCGTGTCATTGCGTGTTCCTTTATAGATGTTAGGAGCGATCGCTGACTTCTAGATAAGTTGAGTTGGCTGGATTTTGTACTTTGTGCTTAACGAGAAGAGTTTGTCGAGTGCAACTTGCTTTAATTAAATCTGCTGCTTTTTCACCAATCATGATGGTCGGTGCGTTCGTATTTCCCGTGGTGATTGTTGGCATGATGGAAGCATCAACAACTCGCAATCCCTCAACCCCATGTACCCGCAACTCAGGATCGACCACTGCCATTGAGTCAATGCCCATTTTGCAAGTGCCAACCGGATGCCACACAGTGCTGCAAGTGTCCCGGACGTAAGCTTCTAGCGCTGCATCACTCTGCTTGTCAGCACCCGGAGCGATTTCCTTACCGCGAAACTCATCCAAAGCACTTGCACCGAACAAGTTACGGAGTAATTTAATCCCGACAACTAACTTTTGCACATCAGTTTCACTTTGGAGAAAGTTCATTTGAATCATCGGTGTGTCTTTGGGGTCGGGGGAACGCAAACTGACACTACCAATGTTTTGAGGATGAGTTAAACAGACGAAACTTGTAAATCCTAAACCAGAGTGGGCATAACCAGGCGGTGCCAACACAACCGGGCCGAAGAGAAACTGTAAATCTGGCGCGGCATCCAGATTACCCGGAGTATGCAAAAACAAGCCAGCTTCAGCGACACTACTGCTGCTTGCCGTGTGTAAATCCTGAGTTGCCTCGTGTGCCACGGACACAACAGGGTGGTCTTGGAGGTTTTGACCGACACCCGGCAAATCAGCCACTACCGGAATTCCCAAAGTTTGCAGGTGTTCTACATCACCAATACCAGAAAGCATCAGCAGCTTGGGCGAATCGAATACGCCAGCACTTAAAATCACTTCGGAGTTTACCCTAACTTGGTGCAGTATGTCCTCGTGCAGGTATTCTACCCCAATAGTGCGGGTATCCTCAAACAACAAGCGAGTTACCAATGCTCCTGTAGTTACAGTCAAATTGGGACGCTGGGAAATGGGTAGCAGGAAGGCAGCGGCGGCGCTGTGGCGCTTACCATCCTTGATCGTCAACTGATAGAGTCCTGCTCCTAACTGCTGCATTCCATTGGGATCGGGATTGTGGTCATATCCTAGTTGCACTGCTGCGTCTACAAAACGTTGGGATACCACAGCAGGCGCAATCAGATCGGTGACGCTCAACTCTCCATCGACCCCGTGAAATTCAGACGCGCCTCGTGAGAAGTGTTCTGATTTCTTGAAGTAGGGCAAAACATCAAGGTACGACCAACCGGGATTGCCCAATGACTGCCAGTGGTCATAATCGTGAGAATTACCCCGCAGATAAATCATGATATTAATCGAACTGCTGCCGCCCAGGACTTTGCCACGGGGACAAAAGA
This Nostoc sp. KVJ3 DNA region includes the following protein-coding sequences:
- a CDS encoding SidA/IucD/PvdA family monooxygenase; its protein translation is MTTSNSDFTAREALRLLGPDPENWVPDRPGIDHNVTIIGGSGSGSTFVFALRRAGIGRVTEIDAADDEAHAGVWLTRARMRTLRTPKHLPGPELGIPELSFQAWYEARHGAAAYAEIDRIERVAWAEYLSWYRHFLGIQVRYQTKLVRIEPVADFFRLHLEVNGVPLLETTRKIIFANGVAGTGGSYIPPILADLPRTLYAHTADAIDFEALRGKTVAVLGAAASAFDAAAVALESGAKAVHLFVRRSAITSLSVLRVRDYPGAYDNYPQLPDAARWFQAWHFRQAGTAPPPNSIKRAIAFPNFHIHLSAPWKSARKLGDAEAAAKGERIAIQVNDDVFEFDFAIAGTGYFVDPTKRPELADLQEHIALWRDRYQPPEDLRDDGLGAHPYLGSAHEYQEKVPGTAPYLKDIHVFNPAGLVSFGLPVGDIHSIRRDVPAIVSRISHDLFFKDWAHHEARITGDIAPDFEDSLYATAVWKQPIEAATR
- a CDS encoding alpha/beta fold hydrolase; translation: MTTYRTVSIDGLDIFYREAGSRDNPTILLLHGFPTSSHMFRNLIPALADKFHLIAPDYPGYGNSSMPTVNEFDYTFDRLAEIVEKFIAAIALKKYSLYVMDYGAPIGYRIAAKYPERVQSLIVQNGNAYEEGLREFWEPIKAYWQERSPENAEKLKYLVTLEATKWQYTNGVRNLEAISPDTWTIDQNFLDRPGNGEIQLALLYSYGTNPPLYPQWQEYFRKYQPPTLIVWGKNDYIFPPEGAHPYKRDLKDVELHLLDTGHFALEEDGDAIANYIAQFLTSRLQSIPV
- a CDS encoding MOSC domain-containing protein, translating into MKLISVNVGLPREVTWKGKPIRTGIFKEPVNSRVMVRELNLDGDRQADLTVHGGVDKAVYVYPFEHYDYWRSELPDTELTLGIFGENFTVTGLKEEELNIGDRFKIGSVELMVTQPRLPCYKLGIRFGRSDMVKQFLASRRTGFYFRVLQEGEVVAGDTLELMSRDTNNITVANIIQLYVRERNNPELLHRAAQLKALPESWRDYFQEQIHRQDVR
- a CDS encoding SDR family oxidoreductase; this encodes MKKLEGKIALVTGGNSGIGLATAKQFVAEGAYVYITGRRQVELDAAVEAIGKNVTAVQSDVSNLADLDRLFATIKQEQEHLDIIFANAGGGQIAPLGAITEEHFDKTFNVNVKGLLFTVQKALPLLPDGASIILNASITSIKGTPAFSVYSATKAAVRSFARNWILDLRERKIRVNAISPGVVPTPGYDHLGLNDQQLQEFVDSQASTIPLGRVGKPDEIAKAVVFLASDDSSFVNGIELFVDGGMAQI
- a CDS encoding SgcJ/EcaC family oxidoreductase, translated to MNLQTTQTTTTADESAIRTFHRQMIDAWNRGSGEGFAAPFSETADFITFEGTHLKGRKEIAAFHQQAFDTVVKGTRLEGEVDFVRFVNSQLALMLVVIRVILPGQTETSPSRDSLPLYVVTKGDEGWQIEGLLNTRKLTLERQFFLDDFDSLGAEAQRQVTDLVASLKQPHQADQ
- a CDS encoding SDR family NAD(P)-dependent oxidoreductase; its protein translation is MTRITTPFVRHSTASEVAQGIDLSGKRAIVTGAASGIGVETARALAHAGAEVTLAVRNVDAGAKTAADITATTGNQNIHVAELDLNDRGAIAKFIAAWNEPLHILVNNAGVMALPEQHTLEGWEMQFATNHLGHFALTLGLHDALAADGAARIVSVSSSAHMLSPIVFDDIHFAFRPYDPWLAYGQSKTANVLFAVAATGRWFRDGITANALMPGAIATNLQRHTGGLRTPPERQKTIAQGAATSVLLATSLLLKGVGGRYFEDCNEATLVTNGNGYMSGVAPYALNPDNADRLWNESLRLLA
- a CDS encoding GMC family oxidoreductase — its product is MTNYDYIVIGAGSAGCVVANRLTEDSNTTVLLLEAGNPDTKPEIHIPAQCLSLLGSEVDWAYFSQSEPYLNNRKIFCPRGKVLGGSSSINIMIYLRGNSHDYDHWQSLGNPGWSYLDVLPYFKKSEHFSRGASEFHGVDGELSVTDLIAPAVVSQRFVDAAVQLGYDHNPDPNGMQQLGAGLYQLTIKDGKRHSAAAAFLLPISQRPNLTVTTGALVTRLLFEDTRTIGVEYLHEDILHQVRVNSEVILSAGVFDSPKLLMLSGIGDVEHLQTLGIPVVADLPGVGQNLQDHPVVSVAHEATQDLHTASSSSVAEAGLFLHTPGNLDAAPDLQFLFGPVVLAPPGYAHSGLGFTSFVCLTHPQNIGSVSLRSPDPKDTPMIQMNFLQSETDVQKLVVGIKLLRNLFGASALDEFRGKEIAPGADKQSDAALEAYVRDTCSTVWHPVGTCKMGIDSMAVVDPELRVHGVEGLRVVDASIMPTITTGNTNAPTIMIGEKAADLIKASCTRQTLLVKHKVQNPANSTYLEVSDRS